Proteins encoded together in one Hevea brasiliensis isolate MT/VB/25A 57/8 chromosome 16, ASM3005281v1, whole genome shotgun sequence window:
- the LOC110666182 gene encoding UDP-glycosyltransferase 708G1 → MNLLITSLQPEIISTASIMLPSHTPSPHIALIPSAGMGHLTPFLRLASLLLSRNCNVTLVTAKSTVSNAESDHISFFLTTHPRVKHLEFDVIPLHSSNPSAQDPFLIQYNAISRSAHLLHPLLSSSSPPLSAIFCDLLVAKSVARISADLRIPYYLVITTSARFLSFMLHLPVLVSNPDKFNSSIVQVEIPGLTPFSIASIPLPFLNPNHLLAASIIANVGVVPEAKGIMVNTFDWFEAETIAALNNGKVLSNLPPVIPIGPVQAYELQKDQSPYLLWLDDQPEKSVVYVSFGSRTAMSNDQIRELGYGLDKSGCRFLWVVKTTKVDKEDKAGLEELLGESFLERIENRGMVVKGWVNQDKILAHPATGGFISHCGWNSVTESAERGVPVLAWPLHGDQRVNAEVLQKAGLGIMEKTWGMGTERLVKHEEIGKKIVELMDDAELRNRAKKVGEEARKSTELGGSSDEAIMEIIEKLT, encoded by the coding sequence ATGAACTTACTGATTACAAGTTTACAACCTGAGATTATATCGACAGCATCGATCATGTTGCCTTCCCATACACCTTCCCCTCATATTGCGCTCATTCCATCTGCCGGAATGGGCCATCTCACCCCTTTCCTCCGGCTAGCTTCGCTGCTTTTATCTCGAAACTGTAATGTCACTCTTGTTACTGCCAAATCCACTGTGTCTAATGCAGAATCTGACCACATCTCTTTCTTTCTAACCACACATCCTCGAGTCAAGCATCTTGAATTCGATGTTATTCCTCTTCACTCCTCCAATCCATCTGCCCAAGATCCTTTCTTGATTCAATATAACGCTATTAGCCGCTCTGCCCATCTTCTCCATCCTTTATTGTCTTCCTCATCTCCGCCTCTCTCTGCCATCTTCTGTGATTTGCTGGTAGCTAAAAGTGTTGCCCGTATTTCTGCTGATCTTCGTATTCCTTACTATCTAGTCATCACCACCTCTGCTAGATTTCTATCTTTCATGCTTCACCTTCCAGTTCTTGTGTCCAATCCTGATAAATTCAATAGTAGCATTGTTCAAGTAGAGATTCCAGGCTTGACTCCATTTTCTATAGCAAGTATTCCTCTACCATTCCTGAACCCAAATCATCTTCTTGCAGCAAGTATAATAGCAAATGTCGGAGTTGTCCCAGAAGCCAAAGGAATTATGGTTAACACCTTTGACTGGTTCGAAGCTGAAACGATTGCTGCTCTAAACAATGGTAAAGTTTTAAGCAATCTCCCTCCAGTTATACCCATCGGACCAGTACAAGCTTATGAGCTTCAGAAGGACCAGAGCCCGTACCTGCTATGGCTTGACGACCAACCAGAAAAATCTGTAGTTTATGTGAGTTTCGGAAGCAGGACAGCCATGTCTAATGATCAAATAAGAGAATTGGGATATGGATTAGACAAAAGTGGCTGTAGATTCTTATGGGTAGTTAAGACAACCAAAGTTGACAAAGAAGATAAAGCAGGTTTGGAAGAGCTGCTGGGAGAGTCGTTTTTGGAAAGAATAGAGAATAGGGGGATGGTGGTGAAGGGGTGGGTGAATCAGGACAAGATTCTAGCTCATCCTGCTACCGGAGGGTTCATAAGTCATTGTGGATGGAACTCTGTGACTGAATCAGCTGAACGAGGAGTACCTGTATTGGCATGGCCTCTGCATGGAGATCAAAGGGTGAATGCGGAAGTTTTGCAGAAGGCAGGGCTGGGAATAATGGAGAAGACATGGGGTATGGGGACTGAAAGGTTGGTGAAGCACGAAGAGATAGGTAAAAAGATTGTGGAGCTGATGGATGATGCAGAGCTCAGGAACAGAGCCAAGAAGGTTGGGGAAGAAGCTAGGAAATCTACTGAACTTGGAGGAAGTTCTGATGAAGCCATCATGGAAATCATTGAAAAATTAACCTGA
- the LOC110666183 gene encoding UDP-glycosyltransferase 708G1, translated as MLSSSDQKLAHIALLPSAGMGHLTPFFRLAALLAGNNIKVTFITPSPTVSLAESQTLFRFFASFPEINQKQFHLLPLDKHPSNSEDPFYYHMERICQSSHLLSSLLSSLSPPLSALITDMSLASPAISITQALNLPNYVFFTSSAKMSTLFMSFHALIDSEATTDLDEIEAIKIPGLEAIPRSWIPPPLLQNTNNLLKTYFLENGKKMAESSGILVNTFESIEHEPLRKLNEGKVIEGLPPVIAIGPLAPCEFEKIQPLPWLDEQPAGSVVYVSFGSRTAMSREQLKELGEGLAISGHRFLWMVKDKKVDREDEEDLGQVIGSGLMEKLKEKGLVVKYWLNQEAILSHPAVGGFLSHCGWNSITEAIWNGVRILAWPQHGDQKINADIAEKIGLGTWEKSWGWGEETAVNGTDIAEKIKEMMGNELLRHQAMHIREEARTAVEIGGSSRMGPMELIETWKKT; from the coding sequence atgttaagtTCCAGTGACCAGAAACTTGCTCACATAGCTCTCCTCCCAAGTGCAGGCATGGGTCATCTCACACCCTTCTTTAGGCTTGCTGCTTTACTCGCAGGCAATAATATCAAAGTAACATTCATCACTCCTAGTCCAACAGTCTCCTTGGCTGAGTCACAGACCTTATTTCGCTTCTTCGCTTCCTTTCCGGAAATCAATCAAAAGCAGTTTCATCTCCTTCCTCTTGACAAGCATCCCTCCAACTCAGAAGACCCTTTCTATTACCATATGGAACGAATTTGTCAATCCTCTCACCTTCTTTCTTCCCTGCTTTCTTCACTATCTCCACCTCTCTCTGCTCTTATCACAGACATGAGCTTGGCCTCTCCTGCTATTTCAATCACTCAAGCTCTTAATCTTCCTAATTATGTTTTCTTCACATCATCTGCTAAAATGTCAACACTCTTTATGTCCTTCCATGCCTTGATCGATTCAGAAGCCACAACTGATTTAGATGAGATTGAAGCCATCAAAATTCCTGGACTAGAAGCGATACCCAGATCATGGATTCCCCCGCCACTTTTACAGAACACgaataatctccttaaaacctatTTCTTGGAGAATGGCAAGAAAATGGCAGAATCAAGTGGGATTCTTGTCAATACATTTGAGAGTATTGAGCACGAACCACTCAGAAAGCTAAATGAAGGAAAAGTAATAGAAGGGTTGCCACCAGTTATTGCCATTGGACCACTTGCACCTTGTGAATTTGAAAAGATCCAACCATTACCATGGCTTGATGAACAACCGGCGGGGTCTGTGGTGTATGTCAGCTTTGGTAGTAGGACTGCTATGTCAAGAGAGCAACTCAAAGAGTTGGGTGAAGGGCTGGCAATTAGTGGTCATAGGTTTCTGTGGATGGTAAAGGATAAGAAAGTTGATCGAGAGGATGAAGAAGACTTAGGTCAGGTAATTGGAAGTGGGTTAATGGAGAAGTTGAAGGAAAAAGGGTTGGTGGTGAAGTACTGGCTAAACCAAGAGGCGATACTAAGCCACCCAGCAGTTGGTGGATTTTTGAGTCATTGTGGTTGGAATTCAATAACAGAGGCTATATGGAATGGAGTGCGCATATTAGCATGGCCCCAACATGGAGACCAGAAAATCAATGCTGATATTGCGGAGAAAATTGGATTAGGGACTTGGGAGAAGAGTTGGGGATGGGGTGAAGAGACGGCAGTGAACGGAACAGATATTGCAGAAAAAATTAAGGAGATGATGGGTAATGAATTGTTGAGACATCAAGCAATGCACATCAGAGAAGAGGCTAGGACAGCTGTGGAAATTGGAGGCAGCTCAAGGATGGGGCCGATGGAACTCATCGAGACATGGAAGAAGACCTGA
- the LOC110666188 gene encoding uncharacterized protein LOC110666188, protein MDPDSVVEVDHPLQVAIGCKWAHAIHEPEKGCLLIATEKLDGVHIFERTVILLLSVGPAGPYGIILNRPSLMSIKEMRSTVLDAAGMFSERRLFFGGPLEEGLFLVSPKRGYDNDMVAKSGVFEQVMKGLHYGTKESVGCATEMVKRNVVGIGDFRFFDGYCVWEKKQLREEIMAGYWTVAACSPSVIGLQNVGTHGLWEEVLGLMGPKKVW, encoded by the coding sequence ATGGATCCTGATTCTGTGGTGGAAGTGGATCATCCTCTGCAAGTCGCAATAGGGTGCAAATGGGCGCATGCCATCCATGAGCCTGAAAAGGGATGCCTGCTAATAGCCACAGAAAAACTTGATGGGGTCCATATTTTCGAACGAACAGTGATCCTTCTATTATCAGTTGGGCCTGCAGGCCCATATGGGATCATACTTAATAGGCCATCTCTTATGTCCATCAAGGAGATGAGATCGACGGTGCTAGATGCAGCTGGGATGTTTTCTGAGAGGCGATTGTTCTTCGGAGGACCGTTGGAGGAAGGGTTGTTTTTAGTGAGCCCTAAAAGGGGCTATGATAATGATATGGTGGCCAAGAGCGgggtttttgaacaagtaatgaAAGGATTACACTATGGGACTAAAGAGAGTGTTGGTTGTGCAACTGAAatggtgaagagaaatgtggtTGGGATAGGGGATTTCAGGTTCTTTGATGGGTACTGTGTCTGGGAGAAGAAGCAATTGAGAGAAGAAATAATGGCTGGTTATTGGACAGTAGCAGCTTGTAGCCCAAGTGTAATTGGACTGCAAAATGTGGGCACTCATGGGCTCTGGGAGGAGGTCCTCGGGCTCATGGGCCCAAAAAAGGTTTGGTGA